A stretch of the Glutamicibacter sp. JL.03c genome encodes the following:
- a CDS encoding TIGR03089 family protein yields MSSIQRQGTFAEELLAPRRASATPWLTWHSRSGERIELSARVFDNWVAKSANLLGDLFDLDEGSTVVIDLAPHWKSLVLALASLHHGSTLVDAGHGNAAQATLWITAEPLDQRIPGSSEILAVNQAALALSFGPDLGPVAEDFNASVRSYGDQFYPSAVSSATTAIASSTGSALALNELFGSSVEARGTILVRAQQPLLALLPYLIGQWAAGDAVVLVEEGVEVTERLREGERISFDYEPAS; encoded by the coding sequence ATGAGCAGCATTCAACGGCAGGGAACTTTCGCGGAGGAACTACTTGCTCCACGACGGGCCTCGGCTACCCCGTGGCTGACGTGGCACTCACGCAGCGGTGAGCGCATCGAGCTCTCCGCGCGAGTATTTGACAATTGGGTAGCCAAAAGCGCCAATTTGCTCGGCGATCTTTTCGATCTGGATGAAGGTTCCACCGTCGTTATCGACCTTGCCCCGCACTGGAAGTCCCTGGTGCTCGCGCTGGCCTCATTGCATCATGGCTCGACTCTCGTCGATGCCGGACATGGCAACGCCGCACAGGCCACGCTGTGGATCACTGCCGAGCCCCTCGATCAGCGCATCCCCGGAAGCAGTGAAATCCTCGCCGTGAACCAGGCAGCTCTCGCGCTGTCCTTCGGCCCGGATCTCGGCCCCGTCGCCGAGGACTTCAATGCCTCGGTACGTTCATATGGTGATCAGTTCTACCCGTCGGCTGTTTCTTCCGCAACAACCGCTATTGCAAGCAGCACCGGTTCGGCTCTGGCGCTCAATGAGCTCTTTGGCAGTTCGGTTGAAGCGCGGGGCACCATCCTGGTGCGCGCGCAGCAGCCGCTGCTGGCCCTCCTGCCCTATCTGATCGGCCAGTGGGCAGCCGGCGATGCGGTGGTGCTCGTGGAAGAAGGCGTGGAAGTCACCGAGCGCTTGCGTGAAGGCGAGCGCATCAGCTTCGACTATGAGCCTGCCAGCTAG
- a CDS encoding WhiB family transcriptional regulator translates to MANLEQGYSEFSTSAVASAQYGLEDAPSDWFVDPQAGESARVAVAADLETAADNYLKEHETAPDAEEIPSVGSWAPELDEDEEVRDTIKAVWLGVGGEVDEGELGWQARALCAQTDPEAFFPEKGGSTRDAKRVCGACVVRSECLEYALSNDERFGIWGGLSERERRRLRKRAI, encoded by the coding sequence ATGGCGAATCTGGAGCAGGGGTACTCCGAATTTTCGACCTCGGCTGTTGCGTCCGCTCAGTACGGGCTTGAAGACGCACCGTCTGACTGGTTTGTCGATCCTCAAGCCGGTGAGTCCGCACGTGTTGCAGTAGCAGCCGACCTGGAGACCGCGGCCGACAATTACCTTAAAGAGCACGAGACAGCACCGGACGCTGAAGAAATTCCTTCCGTCGGATCCTGGGCGCCGGAGCTGGATGAGGACGAAGAAGTACGCGACACCATCAAGGCCGTCTGGCTGGGTGTTGGCGGCGAAGTTGATGAAGGCGAACTGGGCTGGCAAGCCCGCGCACTGTGCGCGCAAACGGACCCGGAAGCGTTTTTCCCTGAAAAGGGCGGTTCGACTCGCGACGCGAAACGCGTCTGCGGCGCATGTGTTGTCCGCTCTGAATGTCTAGAATATGCCTTGAGCAATGATGAGCGCTTCGGCATATGGGGAGGGCTCTCAGAGCGCGAACGTCGCCGTCTACGGAAACGAGCAATCTAA
- a CDS encoding glycosyltransferase: protein MAALRNQSRPIERFVGVDASSSDASFEVLRANLPSNAALLLAEKGSLGLSLEAAVAQLPEARTDRDEWLWIIHDDSMPAPDALESLTRAVEASESVSIAGCKLLDIDNPRHLAEVGLSVDRKAQRLTMIDTDEVDQGQYDGRSDYFAVSSAGMFIRREVFEDLGGFDPAIPGRGDDVDLCWRNRLAGHRVVVVPTAKMYHQVEVVDSLAGPREAKRSEVFQRLKFASPLALPFLWIGLLFGAIGHFLLALLAKDPGHGFSHLGATLRGLFTPGKLAASRRNVSQIRQVPRRQVRKLMTSAAQVREYRRNLNTGRDDAEVFGDGSGADAMVEPSGDNFSDFVRIARPPRTTAVLSLVFALLLSVAASLIAWRNVLGASALSGGALRPFSQSTQEVGANALSWWQSIGTGASAPPDNSDILFWLFSLVTFGHANQASPYLFLAAMPLAALSAWWGIGAVSRSRAVRFFAALIWALLPSLASALASGRVGAAMVHILLPVFVMAVLRSMNAQVAVEGAKPKTAKQQSVAAWTSSASAALLLWAISAGSMAFFLTATVLIYALALSSLRRARSLWWIPLPAVLWNLPLLVASLSEPRLLFTEPGAATAFSPAAPWQMLLGFPEAFDPKVGLVGWDMLPAGPWALVAALLVGAPMILMAVFGTLSSAFSFNAVMRRNSRRLLWAAVIAVAAGWAIGFIPVSMDSHTAVTAYTGPFVSFAVFALMAAAANALAAARHEDKPRAIRGGAPRPILALTAALSVVAVLASGSVLLATQLNPAATSESLAKLVNTQQVGPSQPRTLPATAADAGRSEFRERTLVLSPRSSGEIDSQLVSGSGETLDSISRYSQVKALGGSLLDPERNEGSITASVQSKAVAMLLSESALDSRESLRELGIGYIVLNETGESVPATVRTLDAATGLASVGQTDSGWLWRVDYGTSAGAEGTGFARLVSEDGAVTVLPTERGKSSKVEIPASDAKRTLVLATAADAKLRASFNGDALRSVAYPEDSDTRWAQAFEVPAEGGELTLSHKEAMATPVLVLGCLVLLITILLAIPVPSSRRFANYRNSDYRFREPRAEDEELADGSEVLAAAEVQSPSTATGVLPQSRREARERANEIRENLTPKLNDRISDDDAEQEKK from the coding sequence TTGGCCGCGCTGCGCAACCAGTCGCGGCCTATTGAACGATTTGTCGGAGTCGACGCTTCTTCCTCCGATGCTTCATTTGAAGTCCTTCGGGCCAACCTGCCCTCCAACGCAGCCCTGCTGCTGGCCGAGAAAGGATCCCTCGGCCTATCCCTGGAAGCAGCTGTAGCGCAGCTTCCAGAAGCCCGCACCGACCGAGATGAGTGGCTGTGGATCATCCACGATGACTCCATGCCGGCGCCTGATGCTCTTGAAAGCTTGACGCGAGCCGTCGAAGCGTCCGAATCGGTGTCCATCGCCGGCTGCAAGCTGCTGGATATAGACAACCCGCGGCACCTGGCCGAAGTAGGCCTGAGCGTAGACCGCAAGGCGCAGCGCCTGACCATGATCGATACCGACGAAGTCGATCAGGGCCAGTACGACGGACGCAGCGACTACTTTGCCGTGTCCTCGGCAGGCATGTTCATCCGCCGCGAAGTCTTCGAAGACCTCGGAGGATTCGACCCGGCGATTCCAGGCCGCGGCGACGACGTGGATTTGTGCTGGCGAAACCGCTTGGCCGGACACCGCGTGGTAGTGGTCCCGACCGCCAAGATGTACCACCAGGTCGAGGTAGTCGACTCCTTGGCTGGACCGCGTGAAGCCAAGCGCTCAGAAGTCTTCCAGCGACTGAAGTTCGCTTCGCCGCTGGCTTTGCCGTTCCTATGGATCGGGCTGCTCTTCGGAGCCATCGGCCACTTCCTGCTGGCCTTGCTCGCCAAGGACCCGGGCCATGGGTTCAGCCACCTCGGCGCGACCCTGCGTGGCCTGTTCACTCCGGGCAAGCTGGCGGCCTCCCGTCGCAATGTCTCGCAGATTCGCCAGGTCCCTCGCCGGCAGGTACGCAAGCTGATGACTTCGGCTGCCCAAGTGCGCGAATACCGCCGCAACCTGAATACCGGACGCGATGACGCAGAAGTCTTCGGCGATGGCAGCGGAGCCGACGCCATGGTGGAGCCCAGCGGCGATAACTTCTCGGACTTCGTCAGAATCGCCCGCCCGCCACGCACCACTGCGGTGCTCTCTCTGGTCTTCGCGCTGCTGCTTTCCGTGGCCGCCTCGCTGATCGCTTGGCGCAACGTGCTGGGCGCTTCGGCACTTTCCGGTGGCGCCTTGCGCCCGTTCTCGCAGAGCACCCAGGAAGTCGGCGCCAACGCCCTGTCCTGGTGGCAGAGCATCGGCACCGGTGCGAGCGCGCCGCCTGACAACTCGGATATCCTCTTCTGGCTGTTCTCGCTGGTGACATTCGGCCACGCCAACCAGGCCTCGCCCTACCTCTTCCTCGCTGCCATGCCATTAGCGGCACTGAGCGCATGGTGGGGGATTGGAGCGGTCAGCCGCTCCCGAGCCGTACGATTCTTCGCGGCGCTCATCTGGGCACTGCTGCCATCGCTGGCCTCCGCCTTGGCCTCGGGCCGAGTCGGTGCCGCGATGGTGCATATCCTCCTGCCGGTCTTTGTCATGGCAGTCCTGCGTTCCATGAACGCACAGGTAGCCGTCGAGGGGGCCAAGCCCAAGACGGCGAAGCAGCAGTCGGTGGCGGCCTGGACGTCCTCAGCTTCGGCAGCCTTGCTGCTCTGGGCGATCTCCGCAGGATCGATGGCGTTCTTCCTCACCGCCACCGTGTTGATCTATGCCTTGGCTTTGTCTTCGCTGCGGCGAGCGCGCAGCCTGTGGTGGATCCCGTTGCCGGCCGTGCTGTGGAACCTTCCGCTTTTGGTGGCTTCGCTGAGCGAACCACGACTGCTCTTCACCGAACCAGGAGCTGCCACAGCATTCTCGCCGGCAGCGCCATGGCAGATGCTGCTCGGCTTCCCGGAAGCCTTCGACCCCAAGGTCGGCCTGGTGGGCTGGGATATGCTGCCTGCCGGCCCATGGGCACTGGTTGCCGCCCTCTTGGTCGGCGCACCGATGATTCTCATGGCGGTCTTTGGCACCCTGAGCTCCGCATTCAGCTTCAACGCCGTCATGCGCCGGAACTCCCGCCGGCTGCTCTGGGCAGCTGTGATCGCAGTGGCCGCAGGATGGGCCATCGGCTTCATCCCGGTCTCCATGGATTCGCACACCGCGGTCACCGCGTACACCGGACCATTTGTTTCCTTCGCGGTATTCGCCCTGATGGCCGCCGCCGCCAATGCCTTGGCCGCTGCGCGCCACGAGGACAAGCCACGCGCCATTCGTGGCGGTGCTCCTCGGCCGATCTTGGCCCTGACAGCCGCACTGAGCGTCGTGGCCGTTCTGGCTTCCGGCTCGGTGCTCCTGGCTACGCAGCTGAACCCGGCTGCAACCTCGGAATCCCTGGCCAAGCTGGTCAACACCCAGCAGGTGGGCCCATCGCAGCCACGTACCCTGCCAGCCACGGCGGCCGATGCTGGACGTTCGGAATTCCGGGAACGCACCCTGGTGCTCAGCCCCCGGTCTTCCGGCGAAATCGACAGCCAGCTGGTGTCGGGCTCGGGTGAAACCCTGGATAGCATCAGCCGCTATTCGCAAGTCAAGGCGCTGGGCGGAAGCCTGCTGGATCCAGAGCGCAATGAAGGATCCATCACCGCTTCGGTGCAGAGCAAGGCCGTGGCCATGCTGCTCTCCGAGTCGGCGCTTGATTCCCGCGAGTCGCTGCGCGAACTGGGCATCGGGTACATCGTCCTGAACGAAACCGGTGAATCCGTTCCAGCGACCGTGCGCACCCTTGACGCCGCCACCGGCCTGGCCTCTGTCGGCCAAACGGACAGCGGCTGGCTCTGGCGCGTGGATTACGGGACCTCGGCCGGCGCTGAAGGAACCGGTTTCGCACGCCTGGTCAGCGAAGACGGCGCAGTCACCGTGTTGCCGACCGAACGCGGAAAGAGCAGCAAGGTAGAAATCCCCGCATCCGATGCGAAGCGCACCCTGGTCCTGGCCACTGCCGCCGATGCCAAGCTGCGGGCGAGCTTTAACGGTGATGCGCTGCGCTCCGTCGCCTACCCCGAGGATTCGGACACCCGCTGGGCGCAAGCTTTCGAGGTTCCCGCCGAAGGCGGCGAACTGACGCTCTCGCACAAGGAAGCCATGGCCACCCCAGTCCTGGTTCTTGGATGCCTGGTCTTGCTGATCACCATATTGCTGGCCATCCCGGTTCCAAGCTCCCGGCGCTTCGCCAACTACCGCAATAGCGATTACCGGTTCCGTGAACCACGGGCAGAAGACGAAGAACTGGCTGACGGTTCCGAGGTCCTGGCGGCAGCTGAAGTGCAGAGCCCTTCCACGGCCACCGGCGTGCTTCCGCAGAGCCGACGCGAGGCCCGTGAGCGTGCCAATGAGATCCGGGAGAACTTGACCCCGAAGCTCAACGACCGAATTTCGGACGATGACGCCGAGCAGGAGAAGAAGTAG
- a CDS encoding DUF5719 family protein, whose translation MSDEKNVNSADSADKPAEQVPSPKPAASPQESAAPSQPVSAALSRAEQKAAKAKAKVDAKLEKARAKEAQQRAKMDAKNAAKEQKAQAKETAKPAAAPAAAPETEPAEASEPSSEKPSKAAGTPAAVAEPASGAKPGDTSETEDQPAAAPAQDPASSEAHPAHQAASSSTPFTPAAAHGPKAAHKAEPEQAESGKASADKAETPADDSGQAAQAAVATPAATTPAAASRDNAEEPENAKVSMRRRKLEKIRAAEAAKEEQAHKAQATEASPASESTEGKVNARRKKLETARIAASKDAAAAPARRKTGAVLLSLAAVIAAGAVVAGGSVVAPKAAERTLPAAVTNLPAGDASSICAPTPQLLKGVDGTDPQFAAGAKEVSSNLRGIAVSDLAKRIPGSSFAKLDGSSERSLTERIAEAEALEARGSDDDGQTGRTSKISTINDVDDAQVYSLQPLGGLASEGSALRSYQAKDGDLAGLATATCQAPASNWRFTGLQTSTGSTSVMNLSNPTHTTAQISVRLRGPEGLIDTPTLQSIVLAPGQSRALVLGGYAQNMDSVSAEVTSVGGKITASVQQAALRGLTPSGVDFVAPNASASNTQVIPGVWIDEKSNADALSKEDSSLVPQLHVSATGSSGAGYKVKVLGKDGEVAASFDDNLAVASNATDVQSLKQLAGGYYTIVVESDAPVTAAVRMVRGSNPKDSSDTAWAASSNVLAGTQAMPLPANGTGKFSLAAVDSDSSVEATVVHQDGKLSKGRKLEISAGSSIVFDPKTVADDAQAVIFSTDANTFIGAVTLSSERSIAWAAMPQANAGRDGIVVNIGG comes from the coding sequence GTGAGCGACGAGAAGAACGTGAACTCAGCGGATTCTGCTGACAAGCCAGCCGAGCAGGTTCCTTCGCCAAAACCGGCGGCAAGCCCGCAGGAATCGGCGGCACCTTCGCAGCCTGTTTCCGCTGCCCTGTCGCGAGCAGAGCAGAAAGCCGCCAAGGCCAAAGCCAAGGTCGACGCAAAGCTCGAAAAGGCGCGCGCCAAGGAAGCGCAACAGCGTGCCAAGATGGACGCCAAGAACGCGGCCAAGGAGCAGAAGGCTCAAGCAAAGGAAACTGCCAAGCCAGCGGCTGCGCCAGCTGCTGCGCCGGAGACCGAGCCGGCCGAGGCCTCCGAGCCGTCCAGCGAGAAACCATCGAAGGCAGCGGGCACGCCTGCCGCAGTCGCAGAACCAGCATCCGGCGCCAAGCCGGGGGATACCTCCGAAACCGAGGATCAGCCAGCTGCTGCGCCCGCGCAGGATCCGGCTTCGTCCGAGGCCCACCCAGCGCACCAGGCGGCCAGCTCATCGACCCCGTTCACCCCAGCTGCCGCCCATGGACCAAAGGCTGCGCACAAGGCAGAACCGGAGCAGGCAGAATCGGGCAAGGCCTCTGCTGACAAGGCTGAAACGCCGGCCGATGACAGCGGGCAGGCAGCACAAGCCGCAGTAGCGACCCCAGCGGCAACCACCCCTGCCGCCGCGTCCCGGGACAACGCAGAGGAACCGGAAAACGCCAAGGTGTCCATGCGGCGCCGCAAGCTGGAAAAGATCCGCGCGGCCGAAGCAGCTAAGGAAGAGCAGGCCCACAAGGCCCAGGCCACCGAGGCAAGCCCGGCCAGCGAGTCCACCGAGGGCAAGGTCAACGCCCGCCGCAAAAAGCTGGAGACGGCACGAATTGCCGCGAGCAAGGACGCGGCCGCCGCGCCCGCCCGCAGGAAGACCGGGGCCGTGCTCCTGAGCCTGGCTGCGGTCATCGCCGCCGGCGCAGTTGTCGCGGGCGGATCCGTGGTCGCTCCGAAGGCCGCGGAAAGGACGCTGCCAGCGGCCGTGACCAACCTGCCCGCAGGCGATGCCAGCAGCATCTGCGCACCGACCCCGCAATTGCTCAAGGGCGTTGACGGCACCGACCCGCAGTTCGCCGCCGGAGCCAAAGAGGTTTCCAGCAACCTGCGCGGCATCGCCGTATCGGACCTGGCCAAGCGCATCCCTGGATCCTCGTTCGCCAAGCTCGACGGCTCCTCGGAGCGATCGCTGACCGAGCGCATCGCCGAAGCCGAAGCCCTGGAGGCGCGCGGTTCAGATGACGACGGGCAGACCGGACGCACGAGCAAGATCTCGACCATCAATGATGTTGATGACGCACAGGTCTATTCGCTGCAGCCCCTTGGCGGCCTGGCCTCGGAAGGCAGCGCGCTGCGCAGCTACCAGGCCAAGGACGGCGACCTTGCAGGATTGGCCACTGCCACCTGCCAGGCGCCAGCATCGAACTGGCGATTCACCGGCCTGCAGACCAGCACCGGTTCGACCAGCGTGATGAACCTGTCGAATCCGACCCATACCACCGCTCAGATCTCTGTTCGCTTGCGCGGGCCGGAAGGCCTGATCGATACCCCGACCCTGCAGAGCATCGTCCTGGCACCGGGGCAGAGCCGCGCCCTGGTTCTGGGTGGTTACGCACAGAACATGGATTCGGTCTCCGCCGAGGTCACGAGTGTTGGCGGCAAGATCACCGCATCGGTCCAGCAAGCCGCATTGCGCGGGTTGACCCCGTCCGGCGTGGACTTTGTTGCTCCGAATGCCTCGGCGTCCAACACCCAGGTGATCCCGGGCGTCTGGATCGATGAGAAATCAAATGCCGATGCCCTGAGCAAGGAGGACAGCTCGCTGGTGCCGCAGCTGCACGTTTCCGCCACCGGTTCCTCCGGTGCCGGATACAAGGTCAAGGTTCTGGGCAAGGACGGCGAAGTAGCTGCCAGCTTCGATGACAACCTAGCGGTGGCCTCCAATGCCACCGATGTGCAGAGCCTCAAGCAACTTGCCGGCGGCTACTACACCATCGTGGTGGAGTCGGATGCCCCGGTGACCGCTGCGGTGCGCATGGTCCGAGGCAGCAACCCGAAGGACTCCTCGGATACTGCATGGGCCGCCAGCTCCAACGTATTGGCCGGAACGCAGGCCATGCCGCTCCCGGCCAATGGCACCGGCAAATTCTCGTTGGCCGCCGTGGACTCGGATTCCTCCGTGGAAGCCACGGTGGTGCACCAGGACGGAAAGCTCAGCAAGGGCAGGAAGCTGGAGATCAGTGCTGGATCCAGCATTGTCTTCGATCCGAAAACCGTGGCGGATGACGCGCAGGCAGTGATTTTCTCGACCGACGCGAACACCTTCATCGGCGCTGTGACCCTGAGCTCTGAACGTTCTATCGCTTGGGCTGCCATGCCTCAGGCCAATGCCGGTCGCGACGGCATTGTGGTGAATATCGGCGGGTAG
- a CDS encoding COX15/CtaA family protein, which yields MVTPFGWFASRIALERRSLRAASLAAMVAAILIIVGGGVVRVTGSGLGCPDWPACTDGSLAPTAQMGIHATIEFANRLLTTVLCAAVGWVIIAARLQREPVPAITRWAWVQFWLVVLNAVIGGVTVWVKLNPFMVAGHFLAATLLLTAAAITWDKTQNLTAMRPPESTPLLKTLGTSMLALNAVLVILGTAVTGSGPHAGDSADVPRMGFDWLGITVVHAAAAVLALAMALVIWRTANQQQVPNVARKGAMYVLVFAGQGLIGIVQALTHLPELLVVCHLVGSALVWIGAVRLMLATHAPQGTAAARAHS from the coding sequence ATGGTTACCCCCTTCGGCTGGTTCGCCAGCCGAATCGCCTTGGAGCGCCGTTCGCTGCGCGCTGCCAGCCTGGCTGCCATGGTCGCTGCCATCTTGATCATTGTCGGCGGAGGCGTGGTCCGCGTGACCGGCTCGGGCCTGGGCTGTCCGGACTGGCCGGCCTGCACCGACGGGTCCTTGGCGCCCACGGCGCAAATGGGCATCCACGCCACCATCGAATTCGCCAACCGTTTGCTCACCACGGTGCTGTGCGCCGCGGTGGGATGGGTGATCATCGCAGCCCGGCTGCAACGCGAACCGGTGCCGGCCATTACCCGCTGGGCCTGGGTGCAGTTCTGGCTTGTGGTGCTCAACGCCGTGATCGGCGGAGTGACCGTCTGGGTGAAGCTGAATCCGTTCATGGTGGCCGGGCACTTTTTGGCGGCGACCTTGCTGCTGACCGCCGCGGCGATCACCTGGGACAAGACCCAGAACCTGACGGCCATGCGGCCGCCGGAGAGCACCCCGCTGCTCAAGACGCTGGGCACCAGCATGCTGGCGCTCAACGCCGTCCTGGTCATCCTTGGCACCGCGGTCACCGGTTCCGGCCCGCATGCCGGGGACTCCGCCGACGTGCCGCGCATGGGCTTTGACTGGCTGGGCATCACCGTGGTCCACGCCGCGGCCGCGGTGCTGGCCTTGGCCATGGCGCTGGTCATCTGGCGCACCGCGAACCAGCAGCAGGTTCCGAATGTTGCCCGCAAGGGCGCAATGTATGTGCTGGTCTTCGCCGGCCAGGGCCTGATCGGCATCGTGCAGGCGCTCACGCACCTTCCCGAGCTCCTGGTGGTCTGCCATCTGGTGGGCTCGGCGCTGGTCTGGATCGGAGCGGTCCGCCTGATGCTGGCCACCCACGCGCCACAGGGCACGGCGGCCGCCCGGGCTCACTCGTAG
- a CDS encoding metallopeptidase family protein translates to MNSKLPDQPSGPRRNRHGRGRRGPLVPMHLPAYRSRQERFDDAVMASAQRLSERWAQKIEIIDFLIEPVPSDKLINQAQAVGDRIPLASSVPATAHARAKIIIFRLPIEQIADSPGELLDLVHQCIVHEVAQLWVKPINEVDPSYFPDDPDYE, encoded by the coding sequence ATGAACTCGAAGTTGCCGGATCAGCCCAGCGGGCCACGGCGCAACCGCCATGGCCGGGGACGACGCGGGCCGCTGGTGCCGATGCACCTGCCGGCCTACCGCTCCCGCCAGGAGCGATTCGACGACGCGGTGATGGCCAGCGCCCAGCGGCTGTCCGAGCGCTGGGCGCAGAAGATCGAGATCATCGACTTCCTGATTGAGCCGGTTCCCAGCGACAAGCTGATCAACCAGGCCCAGGCCGTCGGCGACCGGATACCTTTGGCATCGTCCGTGCCGGCGACAGCCCATGCACGGGCCAAGATCATCATTTTCCGGCTGCCCATCGAGCAGATCGCCGACAGCCCCGGGGAATTGCTGGACCTGGTCCACCAGTGCATTGTGCACGAGGTGGCGCAACTGTGGGTCAAGCCGATCAATGAGGTCGACCCGTCCTATTTCCCGGACGACCCCGACTACGAGTGA
- a CDS encoding DUF3499 domain-containing protein, with product MERVEGLRLCSRPACREAARATLTYVYADSTAVLGPLATYPEPHCYDLCARHANRLTVPSGWRLIRGAMPDVLEPEDELNALVDAVRDKQPSSREPRHASSSPVDSVRARDYRGQRFDSRVRLAVLPEKDQ from the coding sequence ATGGAGCGCGTGGAAGGTCTTCGTCTTTGTTCTCGCCCAGCTTGCCGTGAAGCAGCTCGTGCAACCCTCACCTACGTCTACGCGGATTCAACCGCAGTGCTGGGTCCGCTCGCGACCTATCCGGAGCCGCATTGCTACGACCTGTGCGCACGGCATGCCAATCGCCTGACCGTGCCCAGCGGCTGGCGCCTGATTCGCGGGGCCATGCCGGACGTGCTGGAACCCGAAGACGAACTCAACGCCCTGGTCGATGCGGTACGCGACAAGCAGCCGTCATCCCGCGAACCACGCCATGCCTCCAGCTCCCCGGTGGACTCGGTGAGGGCGCGCGATTACCGGGGCCAGCGCTTCGACTCCCGCGTGCGTTTGGCCGTCTTGCCCGAGAAGGACCAGTAA
- a CDS encoding TIGR01906 family membrane protein produces MAEAAKNPTGGQGDAGQPASASPEGAPRPKASLSQKAEELAARLEAHKNQAQAEAAKDAAAKEAARKDAVRRAMSGKTADPAPPEAAKAAAEKPEAAKAPAAPLAQKPAAGKQAAPANTAAPASAGKPVAAGKPASAEPAAPPKAKEPVEDVIRAIKLPHEIEAEKKAKSQSPAPATSVQPHVEEQSTNTAQQVPPVSVAPKTGSLPTTKAAVAQARNRVFGSYEPEPERSEAAVQRRVARERALNSKPPLGRTAQVIVALVFPLLTLITAIRLIATPAFLALSYARPGFPSDSFGFTDAERLTYGSYGVDYLNNFAGPEYLAGLKLSTGSAMFTDGEVQHMVDVKNLIGFAYILALVLALILLIGVWYLAKRYAGGVRRALFSGAILTLAMIAVLAVAALLGWETFFTQFHALFFSEGSWTFSVRDTLIRLYPEQFWMDSAIGIAVLVLATIAIVLASCWPTGRRREASRLRQEARAFGIGN; encoded by the coding sequence ATGGCTGAGGCGGCGAAGAACCCTACCGGAGGGCAAGGAGATGCGGGCCAGCCCGCCTCCGCTAGCCCTGAAGGCGCGCCAAGACCAAAGGCATCGCTGAGCCAAAAAGCTGAAGAGCTTGCTGCGCGCTTGGAAGCCCACAAAAACCAGGCCCAGGCCGAAGCGGCCAAGGACGCCGCCGCCAAGGAAGCTGCCCGCAAGGATGCTGTCCGGCGAGCCATGTCCGGCAAAACCGCGGATCCTGCGCCACCGGAAGCCGCCAAGGCGGCGGCGGAAAAGCCGGAAGCAGCCAAAGCCCCTGCGGCCCCGCTGGCACAGAAACCTGCAGCAGGCAAGCAAGCCGCGCCAGCCAACACCGCGGCTCCTGCCTCCGCGGGAAAGCCCGTAGCTGCGGGCAAGCCGGCATCTGCGGAACCAGCTGCCCCGCCGAAAGCCAAAGAACCAGTAGAAGACGTGATCCGCGCCATTAAGCTGCCACACGAGATCGAAGCAGAGAAGAAGGCCAAGAGCCAGTCGCCAGCACCGGCCACCAGTGTCCAGCCGCATGTGGAGGAACAGAGCACGAATACCGCCCAGCAAGTACCACCGGTGTCGGTCGCGCCCAAGACCGGATCGCTGCCCACTACCAAAGCGGCCGTCGCCCAGGCACGCAACCGGGTCTTCGGCAGCTACGAGCCAGAGCCCGAACGATCCGAAGCCGCAGTGCAGCGCCGGGTCGCCCGGGAACGCGCTTTGAACTCCAAGCCGCCATTGGGCCGCACCGCCCAGGTCATCGTGGCTTTGGTCTTCCCGCTGCTGACCCTGATCACGGCCATTCGGCTGATCGCCACGCCGGCCTTCTTGGCGCTGTCCTATGCCCGTCCGGGCTTCCCCAGCGACAGCTTCGGCTTCACCGACGCCGAACGCCTGACCTACGGCAGCTACGGCGTGGACTACCTGAATAACTTTGCCGGGCCCGAATACCTGGCCGGGCTCAAGCTTTCCACCGGATCGGCGATGTTCACCGACGGGGAGGTGCAGCATATGGTCGACGTGAAGAACCTGATCGGCTTCGCCTACATCCTCGCATTGGTCCTCGCCCTCATCCTGCTCATTGGCGTGTGGTACCTGGCCAAGCGCTACGCCGGGGGAGTGCGCCGGGCCTTGTTCTCCGGGGCCATCTTGACCCTGGCCATGATCGCCGTGCTTGCGGTGGCCGCGCTGCTGGGTTGGGAAACCTTCTTCACCCAGTTCCACGCCCTGTTCTTCTCCGAAGGATCCTGGACCTTCAGCGTCCGGGACACCCTGATCCGCTTGTACCCGGAGCAGTTCTGGATGGACAGCGCCATCGGCATCGCCGTGCTGGTCCTGGCGACCATCGCCATCGTGCTGGCCAGCTGCTGGCCGACCGGACGCCGCCGCGAGGCCTCCCGGCTTCGCCAGGAAGCACGGGCCTTCGGCATCGGCAACTAG